ATTCTAACAGTCTTGAAAAAATTTTTGCCGCTACCAGTTCCAACTCTCCCAAAACTCAAAAATTGTTAAAAGAATCTGGGATACCAATTATTCAAACATCTGGAAAAGGATATGCAAACGATCTCAATGCAATTCTTCAATCACTTGATCAAGTTGTATTGGTAATCTCTGGGGATCTTCCGTTTTTAGACGATTCAATCATCAAACAAATTATAGAATCTTATGATGGCTCAAAATGGACAAGTTTTGTAATCACAAAAGGATTCTTAGAATCTTTGAATATTTCATCTGCTGCCCCAATTGTAGTTGACGGAGTAGATTGCTATTACTCTGGAGTATCTATCATCGATGCATCAAAAATTACAAATTTTGATTCTGTTGAAGAATCATTCAAAATTCTTGATGATAAACGAATTGCCTTTAATTTAAACACAAAACAGGATTATGATTTACTCGGCACTACCTGAAATCTTTCCGTGAATTTTTGCAATAGCCCCAGTTGGTTTTGCAATAATATTTCCACATGAATTACAGGTTACAGGTGTTGATGAATGAGAAAATATCACTTGAGTCTCTCCGCATTCTTTACATTCAACTTTTTGAAACTTGCTACTTGGTTTTGGAACTGGAATGTGATTCTTCTTCATGCTGCCACCAACTCAAATTTCTTTATTCTAATTCCATAGGTGTTGAATTTTTTCTTGCATTCTGGACATGTTAGCATACGTGTTACCTTTTTGGTAACTTTTGCTGGCTTTGCTAATTTCGGGAATTTCTGTCCACCATACCCCTTTTTGTCTTCAGCGTGTCTGCGTTCACCTATTGCAGATGCCCTTCGTTTACCGGCCTTGTATATTGAGACCTTTTGTGCAGTGTGTTTCTTGCACTTTGGACAATATCGTTTTATTACCTTGGGGTAGTTCATTGAAAAAAATCCCATTTTTCGGTAATTTAAGCATTGAATCTTAATTTAGGCGCAGAAACAATTTGATTTAATGAGTACTCTGGCAAAATCAATTTCTTCTCTCAACTCGGTAGCAATGGGCAACAAAAAGGCAGATCTAATTTTCAAAAATTGTTCTTTGGTTAATGTTTACACACGCGAAGTAATCAAAAATTCTCAAATTGCAATTATTAACGATAGAATTGCCTATGTAGGGCAAGACGCTTCGCACGCTTCTGGAGCAAACACTACCATTATTGATCTAAATGACAAGTTCATCTCTCCAGGATTTGCAGATCCTCATGTTCACATTGATCAGTTCTTTCTACCATCGGAGCTTGCCAAAAAATCCTTACTATGTGGTGTCACATCGCTATTTTCTGATCCAATTGACATTGTAAGTGCGTGTGGTTATCAAGGCTTTAGAGAATTTGTGAAACAATGTGAAAAACTACCGATTAGAATCTTCAATGTTGTTCCAGGAGGATTGCCTGTTGACGGAAAATTCAGTCACAGTAAAACACTAAGTTTGTCACAACAAAAATCAGCAATCAAATTACCAAATGTTTTAGGTTTAGGGGAAGTTTTCTCATGGACCAAAGTTACCAATAAGGATCCAAAAACTATGAAGTCATTATCACTAATGCTTGAAGCTGACTGTATAATTAATGGTCATACTGCTGGCGCATCTGATAAAAAACTCAATGCATACATTTCCTCTGGAATTTTGTCCTGTCATGAGCCAATAAACTTTGATCAAGTTTTGGAGAGACTGCGTCTTGGCATGTGGGTGATGATGAGAGAAGGTTCTATTAGACGAGATCTCAAAGAAATTATTCCTCGAGTTTTATCCCATGGGACTTACATTGACAGGTTGATGTTTTGTTCAGATGGAGTTGATCCTTTGGATTTGAAAAAATATGGGCATATTGATCACTGTGTAAATGAAGCAATAAAGCTTGGAGTGTCTCCAATAGACGCAATTACCATGGCTTCAAAGAATTGTTTTGATTACTATAATCTAGGAAAAAATCTTGGTGGTATAGCTCCAGGCAAACTAGCTGATCTGCTAGTATTTGATGAACTCTCCTCCATAGTTCCTCGAAGAGTTTTCGTTGGAGGAAAACTCGTTGCTTCAAATGGCAGCATTGTGAGTCCTATCAAGAAGAAAACCATTCCACCATGGATTAAAAAAACTGTAAAACTAAGAAAAAAATTCTCATACAAAGACTTTGAGATTAAATCAAAGTCTTCATCAGTATCTGCCAACACAATCAAAATGAATTCAGAAATCATAACTGAATTAGGAACTGTTGAACTAGAAACAAAAAATGATAATGTTTTACCCTCCAAGGAAGAGGATGTCTGGAAAGTAGCAGCCTTTGATAGGACATTTGGAACCAAAACACATACTATCGGATTTCTCGAGAACTTTGGCTCAGATATAGGAGCATTTGCATCCACGTGGAGCTTTCATGAAAATGATCTAATCGTCATAGGGTCTAATGAAGAAGATATGGCAACTGCTGCAAATCATTTGATCAAAGAACAAGGTGGTCTTGTAGTTGTAAAGGATAAAAAAATTAAATCCAATCTAGAGCTAAACATTGGCGGAATCATTTCTTCGAAATCTTTTGAACAGGTAACTGAGCAGTTTGAATCAGTAAATTCTTCGATTATTGATGCTGGATGCAAGTTTCAAAGACCCCATCTGATTCCCTTATTTTTACCATTTTTGGCATTGCCATCGATACGAATACTCTATTCTGGAATAGTAGATGTAAAAAAGAGATCGTACATTTCTCCAATTAACTAAGTAATCTTAAAAAGGGGCATTTAGCGAATTGTGAGCAGCTTATGGCTTCAATTCAGCAAACTCCACAAGGACCAGTTCTTGTTTTAAAGGAAAGTGCCCTTCAACAAAAAGGAAGAGACGCACAGCAAAACAACATACAGGCAGCAAAACTTGTGGCTGATCTAGTAAGAACCAGTCTAGGCCCACGTGGATTAGACAAAATGCTTGTTGATTCCTTAGGTGATGTAACAATTACAAACGATGGAGCAACAATACTCAAAGAGATTGATGTCCAACACCCCGCAGCAAAAATGATGGTTGAAATTTCTAAAACAATTGATAATGAAGTTGGAGATGGTACTACTTCCTCAGTAGTCTTTGCTGGTGCATTGCTTGCTAAAGCAGAAGAGTTGATCAAAAAAGACGTTCATTCATCAGTAATTATTGAGGGATATCAAGCAGCATCTGATAAAACATTAGAGATTCTAAGTGAGATGGCAAAAAAAATTCAGCCTGATGACAGAGAATCACTACTAAAGATTGCAATCACTAGCATGAATTCTAAACTAATATCTGAAGACAGTGACATTTTATCTAAACTTGTAGTAGATTCCATTCTAAAAATCACAACTAAAAAGGCAGAAAAATATTCTGTTGATCTTGATAACATTAAAGTTGAAAAGAAAGCAGGTGGCTCCATACAGGATACACAGCTAGTAAAAGGAATTGTTCTTGACAAAGAGGTAGTTCACAGTGGAATGCCATCAAAGATACAGGGAGCAAAAATTGCATTACTTAACGCAGCATTAGAAGTTGAAAAAACTGAGATGAGTTCTGAAATTAGAATTAGTGACCCTACACAAATGCAAATGTTCCTTGAAGAAGAAAATAGAATGCTAAAACAGATGGTTGATAAAATTCACGATGTAGGCGCAAACGTTCTGTTATGTCAAAAAGGAATTGACGACATTGCACAGCATTATCTCGCAAAACACGGAATCTTAGCTGTTAGACGAGTTAAAGAAAGTGATATGACTAAACTTGGTAAAGCTACCGGCGGTAGAGTTACTACAAACCTTGATGATCTTACAGAAAAAGATCTTGGTAGCGCTGAACTAGTTCAACAAAAGAAAGTAGAATCTGATAAATGGGTATTCATTGAAGGATGTAGAAATCCACAATCTGTAACTCTATTGATGAGAGGTGGCTCTCAAAGAGTAGTTGATGAAGTTGACCGTTCTATTCATGATGCATTAATGGTTGTAAAAGATGTCATTGAAAAACCTGCCATTGTAGCAGGTGGCGGTGCACCAGAAGCATTTGTAGCTACCCAACTAAAAGAATGGGCAGATAGCTTTGATGGAAGAGAACAACTTGCAATCAAAAAATATGCTGAAGCACTTGAAACTATACCATTAACCATTGCTGAAAATGCAGGTATGGATCCTATTGATACCATGGCAAATCTTAGAGCAAAGCAAAGCCAAGGTAGAAAATGGACAGGAATTGACGCTAGAAATACAAAGATTGCAGACATGCTAGCAATTGATGTCGTAGAACCAGTAGCAGTAAAAGAACAAATCGTAAAATCTGCTACCGAAGCTGCATGCATGATTCTAAGAATCGATGATGTAATTGCAGTATCTGGCGGTTCAGGTGGTGGCGGTGGTCACCCTGGAATGCCACCAATGGGATAAATTATCAAAACTTAAGCCAACTGTTTCATCTAGATTACTGTGAATAGAATAGGTGTAGATCTAGGAGGAACAAAGATTGAATCAATTCTCGTAGATGAAAATTTTCAAGTTATACAGAGAAAAAGAATACCTACACCGCAAAATGACTATGAAAAAATTTTGGAATCAATCTCGAATATGATTCAGGAGTTAAAGACTGAATCTTGCAGTATAGGAATTTGCACTCCTGGAGCAATTTCAAAGAAAACAGGTCTAATAAAAAACAGCAACACACAATGCTTGATTGGCAAGTCTCTAAAAGAAGATCTTGAATCAAGATTAGGACAAAAAATTTCTATGGATAATGATGCAAACTGTTTTGCAATTGCCGAGGCAACAATGGGTGCTGCAAAAAATTTTGGAATTGTATTTGGGGTTATAATGGGAACTGGTGTAGGTGGAGGCATTGTAATTGATGGAAAAATTCATCATGGACGAACCAATATTGCTGGAGAATGGGGACATCACATTTTACACACAAATGGAAACAAGTGTTACTGTGGAAAAAATGGATGCGTTGAGACATACATCTCAGGTCCTGCATTAGAGAAAAACTGGCTTGAAATTACTGGAAAGGATCAGAAATTAGCTGAAATTATTCAAAATATCGGCTCTGATGAAAAATCTTCACTATGGAAAAAAGAATTCTTAGAAAACTTTGGGCGTTCTCTTGCAAATGTAATAGACATACTAGATCCAGATGCTATTGTTTTGGGTGGCGGAGTTTCAAACATTCCATTTCTGTATGATGAGGGAAAGGATTTTGTTTACAAATGTGTCTTCAGTGATCTAATTGATACTCCAATCTTACAAAATAAACTTGGCGACTCTGCTGGAGTTTTTGGTGCTTGCCTGTTAGAATCCTAGCATGAAATTTTCATAGAACCTACAACAGCTTTGTTAATTGCAGAAACTACATCATCAATTTCATATGGCTTGTAAAGTACATCATTGGCATTAAGATCTTTTAATCTTTCTTCAGTTTTAGTAGTTTTGTCTGCTGTCACCATTATGACATTTGCATCTGGATCAATTTTTCTTATGCCCTGCAATCCATAAATTCCATCATAATCTGGCATCATTACATCAAGTAATACAACGGATGGTTTTAGCTCTTGGTATTTCTCTACTGCTTCTTTACCATTTTTGCCAGTTCCAATCACATTGAATCCTTTAATCTCTAGAAATTCTTTGAAGATCTCAACAGTATCTAAATCATCATCTACAATTAGCAGGCTAGGTTGCATAGTTCTCCCTCTATTTTTTCTAAATTGTGAATTGTTAGCTTTTCATCTACTTCGATATTTTTTTGAGCAAAAAAATCATATTTGAAATCTTTATTGTATATGGGAACCTCTCTGATCAAATTAAATTTTGGAATTGAATCTTTATTCATGTAATTAATACGTAGCATCTAATCAAAAACTTCTGTTTGTAATTTTTTACATACAATCGTATTCCAAATGCCTAAAATTAGTATCTAAAAATTAAAATAAAAAAATTGACTTAAGCAAAAGTCAATTCTAATTGTGGAGTGTTACTCTGTGCTTCTCTTGCAGCAAAGTTAATTCTGCCTGGTTGGTCTTCGTTACTCTTCATGATGATCCAGCCATTGTTTTCCATTCCAGAAAGAAATGCTTCAATGTCGCCAGTTACATCAAATTCTATCCATTGACCATTTACTGAATTGTCGATGTTAGTCACTGCAGTTGGTGCTGGATTAAATACTCCTCCATTCCAACTTGCACAGTCTGTTTGTGTAGAACAATCCCATGTTACTCCTGTCTGTTCGCCTACTAGGCTACTAAATGGAGCATTCATGCTTTTTCCTTCATCCCAATTGGCACCAAGGGCATGGATGTTGATGGTTTGTGAATCTGACCATTTTCCGTCATTACTAATTACAAAAAGCTTTAGCGTAGCGGATTTGAGTGATTTTCCTTGGGTTACTGCTTCTAGATCATTTTGATTAAATGCAATCAACGCTCTGTTATTTGTCTCGCCTTGTCCCATCACTCGAAGTATATCATTTGAGCCTTCGTTGGAATTTCGAATTCCTTCTCTGACAAAACTGTCTTTTGCCGGATAGATTGTGGCTGTAAAGTCATCTACTTCATACTTTGGTCCTTTATTGAATAGTTTCAGTGAAGAGAAGTCCTCAGTTTTTTGCATTACTTGGACTGTTCCAACTTCAGCATGTTGCTGAACGTAGGTTCCTACTGGTATTGAGTCTGTGTGTGAATCATAGCACAAGCCATTATCACATAGTGTTGTGTCTTGTGAAGTTACATTATCCATTCCAGAATCCAAAACAAAAAAGGATACACCAGAAATAGATACACCTGCAATTATCATCATACTAAGTAGTTTTTTTCCAAACCATTCAGTCTGTGTTGTAGTGTTCATTGTATAGTATGAATCAGAATTACTAGTATAGTCTTGTTTGTAATGCAGTTACACACATTTGTGATTTTTGGATCCTAGTTAACACTGGATAATAATATGGAAAATATTTTTCTTAAAAAATTAGTTTTTGTTTGCTAAAAATGATGCATCAATCATTCCGTAACCAATATCATTTGATGCCTCAGTTGTAGTTTTTACTGTATTGGTTTTCATTTGTTCTAGCACATCTACTGGTGATGCATCTTGATTTCCTTGCAGCATCAATGTAGCCAATCCTGCCACATATGGCGTTGTTGCGGATGTTCCATAGAACAAGTCTCCATTGTATGCAAGTGTAGTAACACCGTCTGGGCCTACTACATCTGGGGCTAGTTTACCGTGGTTTGTTGGACCTTGTGAGCTAAATGACTCTGTCTTACCGTTTTGACTATTTACTGCGCCGACTACTATGGCACCTCTTGCATCTGCAGGAACTACCACGCTACTTTTAGCAATTGGGTATTCTACTACATTGTTTACTGAAAAGACCTCTAGAATAGTATCTCTTGGAATGTTTGCAGCCGTCAAGTCGCCATCAAGCTGGTTTCCTGCATAGGAAATGCCGATTGCATACAGTCCTTCCATCTGTGGAACAAAGTGAATGCTCTCAAAGCTTCTATCAGATTGAACTTTTTGAATATTAGCAGAATAGTCTACGATATTTCCTGTTGGATCAAGTAGTATCAAGTCAAAGTCTGTAACATCCTTTAGTGGGTTGTTCCAGTTCAGATAAACCATAATTGGTTGTTGGGCCAAGACTTGGCTTTTTGATACGGATATAGACATGCCTTCGTCGTACTCGTCAAATTCATGCCATGCATTTAGGTTTGAATCAACAAATTTTCCTTCCCAGTGTTTTTCAGCAAAGTTTCCAGAAGGAACAACAAATGTAATTCCATGTGATATTGCTTCTTCTACCTTCTTTGTGATGTGACTGGTTCCATCAGTTGGTAAGTTGGGCCATCCTGCTGCCATTGCAATGACATCTACTTCATTTGCAATTGCCTCATCGACTGCGGCAACAAACTCTACGTCAGTATCCATCTCATATAGATACAAGTCAGCATCTGGTGCAACATCGGTGATAATTTCAGCTACTGCTGTTCCGTGCTCCAAACCGTTGGTTCCGCCGTGATGTTGCTGTGTCCATAAACCTGATGAACCACCTCTAAATGATTTAGTGTCTGCGATGTTGTCTGCAATCTTTTCATTGGATAAATCAAAACTAAGATCTAGTACTGCAACTTTGACATCTTTGCCTGTGATACCTTTTGTATGAACAATATCTGCATTAATAGAGTATACACCTTCGGATACTTTATGATCCATTCTTTCTTCTTTGATAATACCTTCTAATTGGGAAAGTTTTTCAAGTTTATTTTGTAATTGGATTAATTTTTCATATTTTTTAACTTCTACATCACTAAGATTTTTGTTTAAACTTCGTGTATCTTTTTTAATTGAGTTATCATCTGAAACATTATCTTGTTTTGTGGAATCAGAACTTGAGCTGGTTCTTGCTTTTCTACTTTCATCAGTAGATGATTCTAATTGGCGTGTCTCAGTATTGGGATCTTTTACTTCTGAATCAGAACTTTCTTCGATTGACTTGGAGTTTTCAGTACTATCTGTAGATTCTTCACTAGATTCAATTGTTCTTTCACTAGATTCAGCATCAGCGTTGTTATCTTCATTTATCTCATTATTGGTAGATTCTTCGCCTGTAATTTTGATGATTTCTTCATTGATTGACTTTTCCAACGAAGCAATTTCTAACTTGTTTTCTTTGTAAATTTTGTACAAGTTGTATGTAACTTGGCTTGAAGTTCTCTCATTTGAGGATTCACCATCTAATTTTGATAGCTCTGAAACCACCTTAGTTTGAATACCGTCAATTTGTTTCTCTATGCCTGAGTATTCTTTTATTGTATTTTTAGATGCCTGATTTTCTTTGGAGACTAGATCATTCAAACTATCTAAAATCCCTTCATCAGGTATTACATCCACATAATTTGATTTAATATCATAAAATATTGGCTTGTTTACATCTGTTAGTGAAACTGGAGTTCGAATAAAGTCTACTCCAGACATAGCCATAACTTCGTTCAGATTTTCAACATTCAAAGTCATTTGTACAAGTGAACCTGACATTACATCAATCTGACCTTTAGCCATTAATTTTTCTAAGAGTTTTGGATTAATCTTTGATAATTCAACTACAATTTGCGTCTGACCATTTTTGAACTTTAATCCAAATTTATTGCCATTTTCATTACCGTTTCCGTTACCATTACCGTTTCCGTTACCATTACCGTTTCCGTTACCATTACCGTTTCCGTTACCATTACCGTTTCCGTTACCATTACCGTTTCCGTTACCATTTGCTTTGTTTTCAATTACGTCTTTTACAATTGCTTTTCCGTTATCTGTCTTCAAAAGCTTCTTTAGATTATTATCCAAATTCATGTTATCTTTTGCCAAAGACTTAAGATTTTTCATATGATTTTGTTTTTCTGGATCATCCAGAGCATTAAGATTATCATTTTTTAATTTTAAAGAAATTTTTACATTGTTACCATTATTTCCGTTACCATTACCATTTCCTGCATCACTTGTTGCTCCACTTGCAGCGTTTCCTGCATCACTTGTTGCTCCACTTGCAGCGTTTCCTGCATCACTTGTTGCTCCACTTGCAGCGTTTCCTGCATCACTTGTTGCTCCACTTGCAGCGTTTCCGGCATTACTTGCTGCACTGGATGCTGCTCCACCGGCATTACTTGCTGCACTGGATGCTGCTCCACCGGCATTACTTGCTGCACTGGATGCTGCTCCACCGGCATTACTTGCTGCACTGGATGCTGCTCCACCGGCATTACTTGCTGCACTGGATGCTGCTCCACCGGCATTACTTGCTGCACTGGATGCTGCTCCACCGGCATCAACTGGAAGCGCACTAGCAACTCCTGCACTGCTAAAACTCCAAGTGAGTAGGATTGCAGTTAGGAATACTACTAGGACCCGTGAACTTTGTGAAGTATTGGTAGTTTTCAAAGTGACATTCTTTCGTGTACCTTGAATAAGTTATTCTGTCTGTAATGCCATTACATACATTTTCTTTAATCAAATTTTGTGCGTAAATAGGCATGAATATTCAGTTATTAGGGCTAAAGCTTAGTCCTGACGAGCTACTATTTTACTGCAATATAGGTGGATTTTAGGCCATGAGAATACGGACAAAACTAGCCCTAGAAATCATAATTCTCGTTAGCTTAATCGGAATGGTGTCTTTTATAGCGCTAATCAACACAAAACAGGTCCAAGACACATTTACTAATCTTAGCGATCAGACTTTGCCAATTCTTGATTCTCTTACCCAAATGAGGCAGTCTGCTACTCAAGTTACTTCAAGAACTATGGAGATTCTGCTTTTAGAAGAGGAGTCTAAAACTGCCCAGGGAATGGAACTTGCCGAAATAGAAGAAGAACTTGAAATGCAGTTTTACCAAATAGAAAAAGCAAAGTCCTCATTTAATCAAGCATATTCTAAATATTCCAATTTAATGGATTATCACTTTCCAAATCAGAACAGCAATTCTAATGAAATTGCAGAAAAATGGAATGATCTAATTATAATTTCAAACACCATGATAAAGTTAAAAACTAACGGTGCAAGTGGAAACCAAATTCTTGCTTTATCTGAAGACTTTCATCAGGCACAACAAAACATCAACAATGTAATTGATTCAACAGTTAGTCAGACAGCTGCAAATGTAAGTGATACTAAGGACTTTGTTGATTCTCTAGTATCCAATACAACTTTGACAATTTTTATCACACTTAATGTCTTTATTGCAGCATCACTAGGCATTCGATACCTGATTTTAAAATCAATCTCAAACCCTCTTCAAAAATTAAGAAAAACCACGCATACAATTGCAACTGGGGAATTTATCAAAAATAACATGAAAGGAGACGATGAAATATCTGAACTTGCAAGAGACATTGACGCAATGTCTTCAGAGCTTTCTAAATTAAATAAAACAATTGTTGCCAATGAACGACTATCTTCTATTGGAAATCTTGCCAGCCGTTTAGCACATGACCTGCGTAATCCTCTCTCAGTCATTAAAAACTCTGTTGAAATAATGAAGGTAAAGCTTGATCCTATAATGGATGAAAAGACTAGTCACCAAATGGCAATGGTTGGAAGAGCAGTCGCAAGAATGACTCATCAGATAGATGATGTCCTTGATTACGTGAATGTATCTGAGCTACAAATGGAGCGTCATTCCTTGTCTACAATTATTGAATCTTCAATTCTTAATACGACAGTACCTTCTCATATCCGCATAAATCTGCCAAAAAACAGTGCCTCAATTAATTGTGATGCATTCAAACTGGAGATTGTATTTTCTAACATGATAAACAATGCCATTCAGGCAATAGATGGAGAAGGAACAATTTCATTTAGAATTCATGATAAAGACGATTATGCAATAGTTGAGATGGAAGATTCAGGCCCAGGAATCCCAGATTCTGCAATGGAAAAGATCTTTGAGCCGCTATTTACTACAAAGCAAATTGGCACAGGATTAGGTTTGGCCAGCTGTAAAAGTATTATCGAAAAGCATGGTGGAAAAATTGAGGTCTCAAATCATCCTACAACATTTACAATAATGTTGCCTAAAGCGGAAAAGACCAAAAAAACAGAGTTTGAGGAGGCCACAGAGGATATTGACTCTAAAAGCCCATCAAAATTAACCATGACTAGAGAAAATTCCTAGAATCCTTTAGGAATAAAATCTCAAAAAAAGTTTGTTCAATCGTACAACACACTAGAAAAAATGTACTTTTTTTATTCATAAATTATGGCACAGGAAGCGGTAGTTGATTTTGAGAAAGAAGGAATCGAACTTCTCAAGGATTTTGGATTGGATGAAGATGAGGCCAAGGTGTATCTTGGATTACTTAGAATGGGCTCTTCAAAAGCAAGTGAAATTAGTCATTTTACACAAACAGATAGGGTTAGAGGTTACAAAATTTTAGAAAATTTAAAAAATCAAGGATTCGTCACATCGACTCTTTCTTCACCAATTAAATTTTCAGCAAATGAACCAAAAGAAATTCTCATAGATATTATTAAAAAAAGAAAACAAGAAACAGAAAAGCTTGAAAACAATGTCGAGAAATTACTAGAAATCCTTAACAAAGTAAAAACAAATCAACAG
This is a stretch of genomic DNA from Thermoproteota archaeon. It encodes these proteins:
- a CDS encoding 30S ribosomal protein S27e, whose protein sequence is MKKNHIPVPKPSSKFQKVECKECGETQVIFSHSSTPVTCNSCGNIIAKPTGAIAKIHGKISGSAE
- a CDS encoding response regulator is translated as MQPSLLIVDDDLDTVEIFKEFLEIKGFNVIGTGKNGKEAVEKYQELKPSVVLLDVMMPDYDGIYGLQGIRKIDPDANVIMVTADKTTKTEERLKDLNANDVLYKPYEIDDVVSAINKAVVGSMKISC
- a CDS encoding ROK family protein produces the protein MNRIGVDLGGTKIESILVDENFQVIQRKRIPTPQNDYEKILESISNMIQELKTESCSIGICTPGAISKKTGLIKNSNTQCLIGKSLKEDLESRLGQKISMDNDANCFAIAEATMGAAKNFGIVFGVIMGTGVGGGIVIDGKIHHGRTNIAGEWGHHILHTNGNKCYCGKNGCVETYISGPALEKNWLEITGKDQKLAEIIQNIGSDEKSSLWKKEFLENFGRSLANVIDILDPDAIVLGGGVSNIPFLYDEGKDFVYKCVFSDLIDTPILQNKLGDSAGVFGACLLES
- a CDS encoding adenine deaminase, whose protein sequence is MGNKKADLIFKNCSLVNVYTREVIKNSQIAIINDRIAYVGQDASHASGANTTIIDLNDKFISPGFADPHVHIDQFFLPSELAKKSLLCGVTSLFSDPIDIVSACGYQGFREFVKQCEKLPIRIFNVVPGGLPVDGKFSHSKTLSLSQQKSAIKLPNVLGLGEVFSWTKVTNKDPKTMKSLSLMLEADCIINGHTAGASDKKLNAYISSGILSCHEPINFDQVLERLRLGMWVMMREGSIRRDLKEIIPRVLSHGTYIDRLMFCSDGVDPLDLKKYGHIDHCVNEAIKLGVSPIDAITMASKNCFDYYNLGKNLGGIAPGKLADLLVFDELSSIVPRRVFVGGKLVASNGSIVSPIKKKTIPPWIKKTVKLRKKFSYKDFEIKSKSSSVSANTIKMNSEIITELGTVELETKNDNVLPSKEEDVWKVAAFDRTFGTKTHTIGFLENFGSDIGAFASTWSFHENDLIVIGSNEEDMATAANHLIKEQGGLVVVKDKKIKSNLELNIGGIISSKSFEQVTEQFESVNSSIIDAGCKFQRPHLIPLFLPFLALPSIRILYSGIVDVKKRSYISPIN
- a CDS encoding HAMP domain-containing protein, whose amino-acid sequence is MRIRTKLALEIIILVSLIGMVSFIALINTKQVQDTFTNLSDQTLPILDSLTQMRQSATQVTSRTMEILLLEEESKTAQGMELAEIEEELEMQFYQIEKAKSSFNQAYSKYSNLMDYHFPNQNSNSNEIAEKWNDLIIISNTMIKLKTNGASGNQILALSEDFHQAQQNINNVIDSTVSQTAANVSDTKDFVDSLVSNTTLTIFITLNVFIAASLGIRYLILKSISNPLQKLRKTTHTIATGEFIKNNMKGDDEISELARDIDAMSSELSKLNKTIVANERLSSIGNLASRLAHDLRNPLSVIKNSVEIMKVKLDPIMDEKTSHQMAMVGRAVARMTHQIDDVLDYVNVSELQMERHSLSTIIESSILNTTVPSHIRINLPKNSASINCDAFKLEIVFSNMINNAIQAIDGEGTISFRIHDKDDYAIVEMEDSGPGIPDSAMEKIFEPLFTTKQIGTGLGLASCKSIIEKHGGKIEVSNHPTTFTIMLPKAEKTKKTEFEEATEDIDSKSPSKLTMTRENS
- a CDS encoding serine protease is translated as MSGVDFIRTPVSLTDVNKPIFYDIKSNYVDVIPDEGILDSLNDLVSKENQASKNTIKEYSGIEKQIDGIQTKVVSELSKLDGESSNERTSSQVTYNLYKIYKENKLEIASLEKSINEEIIKITGEESTNNEINEDNNADAESSERTIESSEESTDSTENSKSIEESSDSEVKDPNTETRQLESSTDESRKARTSSSSDSTKQDNVSDDNSIKKDTRSLNKNLSDVEVKKYEKLIQLQNKLEKLSQLEGIIKEERMDHKVSEGVYSINADIVHTKGITGKDVKVAVLDLSFDLSNEKIADNIADTKSFRGGSSGLWTQQHHGGTNGLEHGTAVAEIITDVAPDADLYLYEMDTDVEFVAAVDEAIANEVDVIAMAAGWPNLPTDGTSHITKKVEEAISHGITFVVPSGNFAEKHWEGKFVDSNLNAWHEFDEYDEGMSISVSKSQVLAQQPIMVYLNWNNPLKDVTDFDLILLDPTGNIVDYSANIQKVQSDRSFESIHFVPQMEGLYAIGISYAGNQLDGDLTAANIPRDTILEVFSVNNVVEYPIAKSSVVVPADARGAIVVGAVNSQNGKTESFSSQGPTNHGKLAPDVVGPDGVTTLAYNGDLFYGTSATTPYVAGLATLMLQGNQDASPVDVLEQMKTNTVKTTTEASNDIGYGMIDASFLANKN
- a CDS encoding 50S ribosomal protein L44e, whose translation is MNYPKVIKRYCPKCKKHTAQKVSIYKAGKRRASAIGERRHAEDKKGYGGQKFPKLAKPAKVTKKVTRMLTCPECKKKFNTYGIRIKKFELVAA
- a CDS encoding thermosome subunit; the protein is MASIQQTPQGPVLVLKESALQQKGRDAQQNNIQAAKLVADLVRTSLGPRGLDKMLVDSLGDVTITNDGATILKEIDVQHPAAKMMVEISKTIDNEVGDGTTSSVVFAGALLAKAEELIKKDVHSSVIIEGYQAASDKTLEILSEMAKKIQPDDRESLLKIAITSMNSKLISEDSDILSKLVVDSILKITTKKAEKYSVDLDNIKVEKKAGGSIQDTQLVKGIVLDKEVVHSGMPSKIQGAKIALLNAALEVEKTEMSSEIRISDPTQMQMFLEEENRMLKQMVDKIHDVGANVLLCQKGIDDIAQHYLAKHGILAVRRVKESDMTKLGKATGGRVTTNLDDLTEKDLGSAELVQQKKVESDKWVFIEGCRNPQSVTLLMRGGSQRVVDEVDRSIHDALMVVKDVIEKPAIVAGGGAPEAFVATQLKEWADSFDGREQLAIKKYAEALETIPLTIAENAGMDPIDTMANLRAKQSQGRKWTGIDARNTKIADMLAIDVVEPVAVKEQIVKSATEAACMILRIDDVIAVSGGSGGGGGHPGMPPMG
- a CDS encoding 5-deoxyadenosylcobinamide phosphate nucleotidyltransferase, which translates into the protein MIGLVMAGGKGTRMEMPDEKLLLTYRKPVILHVIDALKNSNSLEKIFAATSSNSPKTQKLLKESGIPIIQTSGKGYANDLNAILQSLDQVVLVISGDLPFLDDSIIKQIIESYDGSKWTSFVITKGFLESLNISSAAPIVVDGVDCYYSGVSIIDASKITNFDSVEESFKILDDKRIAFNLNTKQDYDLLGTT